The following proteins are encoded in a genomic region of Necator americanus strain Aroian chromosome II, whole genome shotgun sequence:
- a CDS encoding hypothetical protein (NECATOR_CHRII.G4299.T2), protein MVHPVTTCSVVSEEYAWRRVKREELVAHYILLNLSARWHRSKGKSLSEPGMLLKSLRFGAMGLATMAMDTRFATVQDADIRKFESICGRDHVRTTEIDGYKMDWTKAFKGDPACVLLPASSEEVSAILAHCSRRKIAVVPQAGNTGLVGGSVPLYDEIVLSVKRINNHFEFDEKTGVLSCDAGFILEELDNKLASYGFMMPLDLGAKGSCMIGGNVATCAGGIRLLRYGNLHAHLLGLTVVLPDDRGTILTVGSTHKKDNTSLHTPHLFLGSEGRLGVITRIAMSAVPKPTSVQSAMIGVETFESCCDVLRMARCHLSEILSSFEFMDREIMTVLDESLGLKPVLKTNPRFTLLVETSGSNEAHDKEKMERFLAHCIDDGLISDGVQALSASESSAMWRLRESAPMAVASDGFVFKNDVSLPLKHFYQLTEQVRLRCSDMTKHIVTYGHMGDGNSHLNITAEEFSKELYDRLYPFIYEWVSVHGGSISAEHGIGQLKLPYSGLGKSLAEREIVRRIKSLFDPNGILNPYKSF, encoded by the exons GAGAGGAATTAGTTGCACACTATATCCTTTTGAATTTGTCGGCGCGTTGGCATCGGTCCAAGGGCAAGAGCCTCTCGGagccgggt ATGTTGCTAAAATCACTTCGATTTGGCGCTATGGGACTGGCCACAATGGCAATGGACACCCGGTTTGCCACAGTTCAGGATGCAGACATCCGAAAGTTTGAATCAATTTGTGGTCGGGATCATGTGAGAACGACGGAAATCGACGGCTACAAAATGGACTGGACCAAAGCCTTCAAAGGTGATCCTGCTTGTGTCCTGCTGCCTGCTAGCTCCGAAGAAGTCTCAGCTATACTCGCACATTGTTCGAGGAGAAAAATAGCGGTTGTGCCGCAG GCCGGGAACACTGGCCTCGTTGGTGGATCAGTTCCATTATATGACGAAATTGTCCTTTCTGTGAAACGGATCAATAATCATTTTGAATTCGATGAGAAGACTG GTGTATTAAGTTGTGATGCTGGATTTATTCTCGAGGAGTTGGACAACAAGTTAGCTTCATATGG CTTCATGATGCCGCTAGATCTTGGTGCTAAAGGTTCCTGTATGATCGGTGGAAATGTCGCTACATGCGCTGGCGGCATACGACTTTTACGGTACGGCAATCTTCACGCTCATCTACTCGGACTTACTGTG GTCTTGCCAGATGACAGAGGGACAATCCTAACGGTGGGTTCAACCCATAAAAAGGATAATACTTCACTGCATACTCCTCATCTATTCTTGGGGAGTGAAGGGCGGCTTGGAGTGATTACACGGATTGCAATGAGCGCCGTACCAAAGCCAACCTCGGTGCAGAGCGCAATGATAG GGGTGGAAACATTCGAATCCTGCTGCGATGTGTTGCGTATGGCAAGATGCCATCTCTCAGAGATATTGTCGTCTTTTGAGTTTATGGATCGAGAGATAATGACCGTGCTTGACGAGTCATTGGGACTGAAGCCcgttttgaaaacaaatcctCGTTTCACGTTACTCGTAGAAACTTCGG GTTCCAATGAGGCGCATGACAAGGAAAAGATGGAACGTTTTCTGGCCCACTGCATTGATGATGGGCTCATTAGTGATGGTGTCCAG GCCCTGTCAGCCAGTGAATCATCAGCTATGTGGCGATTGCGCGAGAGCGCCCCGATGGCGGTAGCTAGTGATGGATTTGTGTTTAAAAACGATGTCTCACTGCCACTCAAACATTTTTACCAATTAACTGAG CAAGTAAGATTGCGCTGTTCTGATATGACTAAGCATATTGTCACCTACGGCCACATGGGAGATGGAAACAGTCATTTGAACATTACTGCCGAGGAATTCAGCAAAGAGCTGTATGATAG GCTCTATCCATTTATCTACGAGTGGGTCAGCGTACATGGTGGTTCCATCTCAGCTGAACATGGTATCGGTCAACTTAAATTGCCATATTCCGGACTTGGCAAGTCGCTAGCAGAGAGGGAGATCGTGCGTCGTATTAAATCGTTGTTCGACCCGAATGGCATTCTGAATCCATACAAATCGTTCTAG
- a CDS encoding hypothetical protein (NECATOR_CHRII.G4299.T1): MLLKSLRFGAMGLATMAMDTRFATVQDADIRKFESICGRDHVRTTEIDGYKMDWTKAFKGDPACVLLPASSEEVSAILAHCSRRKIAVVPQAGNTGLVGGSVPLYDEIVLSVKRINNHFEFDEKTGVLSCDAGFILEELDNKLASYGFMMPLDLGAKGSCMIGGNVATCAGGIRLLRYGNLHAHLLGLTVVLPDDRGTILTVGSTHKKDNTSLHTPHLFLGSEGRLGVITRIAMSAVPKPTSVQSAMIGVETFESCCDVLRMARCHLSEILSSFEFMDREIMTVLDESLGLKPVLKTNPRFTLLVETSGSNEAHDKEKMERFLAHCIDDGLISDGVQALSASESSAMWRLRESAPMAVASDGFVFKNDVSLPLKHFYQLTEQVRLRCSDMTKHIVTYGHMGDGNSHLNITAEEFSKELYDRLYPFIYEWVSVHGGSISAEHGIGQLKLPYSGLGKSLAEREIVRRIKSLFDPNGILNPYKSF; the protein is encoded by the exons ATGTTGCTAAAATCACTTCGATTTGGCGCTATGGGACTGGCCACAATGGCAATGGACACCCGGTTTGCCACAGTTCAGGATGCAGACATCCGAAAGTTTGAATCAATTTGTGGTCGGGATCATGTGAGAACGACGGAAATCGACGGCTACAAAATGGACTGGACCAAAGCCTTCAAAGGTGATCCTGCTTGTGTCCTGCTGCCTGCTAGCTCCGAAGAAGTCTCAGCTATACTCGCACATTGTTCGAGGAGAAAAATAGCGGTTGTGCCGCAG GCCGGGAACACTGGCCTCGTTGGTGGATCAGTTCCATTATATGACGAAATTGTCCTTTCTGTGAAACGGATCAATAATCATTTTGAATTCGATGAGAAGACTG GTGTATTAAGTTGTGATGCTGGATTTATTCTCGAGGAGTTGGACAACAAGTTAGCTTCATATGG CTTCATGATGCCGCTAGATCTTGGTGCTAAAGGTTCCTGTATGATCGGTGGAAATGTCGCTACATGCGCTGGCGGCATACGACTTTTACGGTACGGCAATCTTCACGCTCATCTACTCGGACTTACTGTG GTCTTGCCAGATGACAGAGGGACAATCCTAACGGTGGGTTCAACCCATAAAAAGGATAATACTTCACTGCATACTCCTCATCTATTCTTGGGGAGTGAAGGGCGGCTTGGAGTGATTACACGGATTGCAATGAGCGCCGTACCAAAGCCAACCTCGGTGCAGAGCGCAATGATAG GGGTGGAAACATTCGAATCCTGCTGCGATGTGTTGCGTATGGCAAGATGCCATCTCTCAGAGATATTGTCGTCTTTTGAGTTTATGGATCGAGAGATAATGACCGTGCTTGACGAGTCATTGGGACTGAAGCCcgttttgaaaacaaatcctCGTTTCACGTTACTCGTAGAAACTTCGG GTTCCAATGAGGCGCATGACAAGGAAAAGATGGAACGTTTTCTGGCCCACTGCATTGATGATGGGCTCATTAGTGATGGTGTCCAG GCCCTGTCAGCCAGTGAATCATCAGCTATGTGGCGATTGCGCGAGAGCGCCCCGATGGCGGTAGCTAGTGATGGATTTGTGTTTAAAAACGATGTCTCACTGCCACTCAAACATTTTTACCAATTAACTGAG CAAGTAAGATTGCGCTGTTCTGATATGACTAAGCATATTGTCACCTACGGCCACATGGGAGATGGAAACAGTCATTTGAACATTACTGCCGAGGAATTCAGCAAAGAGCTGTATGATAG GCTCTATCCATTTATCTACGAGTGGGTCAGCGTACATGGTGGTTCCATCTCAGCTGAACATGGTATCGGTCAACTTAAATTGCCATATTCCGGACTTGGCAAGTCGCTAGCAGAGAGGGAGATCGTGCGTCGTATTAAATCGTTGTTCGACCCGAATGGCATTCTGAATCCATACAAATCGTTCTAG
- a CDS encoding hypothetical protein (NECATOR_CHRII.G4300.T1) yields MGMEVLSNFAIYDIMRRAVDQYSAAIILPTSGCPMTGLEYVDDVVIFAESGAKLQHVVKLVSKLAAVHGLHLRPNKCEQMWIPSRP; encoded by the coding sequence atgGGCATGGAAGTCCTGTCCAACTTCGCTATCtatgacatcatgcgaagagcAGTCGATCAGTATTCTGCCGCCATCATCTTACCAACGTCAGGGTGCCCCATGACTGGTCTCGAGTATgtcgacgatgttgttatattcgcggaaagtggtgcgaaacttcaacatgttgtcaagcTTGtgtcgaagctggctgcagtcCATGGACTACATCTACGCCCTAATAAATGTGAACAGATGTGGATCCCTTCGAGACCATGA
- a CDS encoding hypothetical protein (NECATOR_CHRII.G4301.T1) produces MGLEQQSDVLGKWCYPAKKTSDSGNRRVVHSCKKTNLIIASTFERNRRRHQFMWRRTTPFTPEEQRKRKTKTLKLQLDYVLTRNIRLSVI; encoded by the coding sequence ATGGGTCTCGAACAACAATCtgatgtgcttggaaaatggtgTTATCCCGCGAAGAAAACGTCAGACAGCGGAAATCGTCGTGTAGTACATTCTTGTAAGAAGACGAATCTCATAATAGCATCCACGTTCGAAAGGAATCGTCGACGCCATCAGTTTATGTGGCGAAGGACAACCCCATTTACgccagaagagcagcgcaagcggaagacgAAAACTCTTAAACTACAACTCGACTACGTCTTGACAAGGAACATCCGCTTGTCGGTTATCTAG
- a CDS encoding hypothetical protein (NECATOR_CHRII.G4302.T1): MLPLRFENSKVSGLSPEMALILAVFLLWGNILTHAEPEDITARYIEISMELTTAMKGTGADEDELHNLAKDIVYYGDDQWKVQNLYDAYLENKTSEIKDAFINNYMHEKRTAYLKERVSKVLGYYLTKEQIRKIRVTLDKELEKGSTREESLAEMKKEVAMEIGESKAERAVERAIKDLRILSKRHVGWFEKAEKFFYTLIKHDEH; encoded by the exons ATGCTACCTCTTagatttgaaaattctaaagTTTCCGGATTATCTCCCGAAATGGCACTAATATTAGCAGTTTTCCTTCTTTGGGGAAACATACTAACTCATGCTGAGCCTGAAGACATCACTGCGAGATATATAGAAATTTCGATGGAATTGACCACTGCCATGAAGGGTACTGGTGCTGATGAGGACGAACTACACAAC CTAGCCAAAGACATTGTCTATTATGGTGATGACCAGTGGAAGGTACAGAATTTATACGACGCTTATTTGGAGAACAAAACAAGTGAAATCAAAGACGCATTCATTAACAACTACATGCACGAGAA AAGGACTGCATATCTAAAGGAGCGGGTGAGCAAGGTCTTAGGTTACTATCTCACAAAGGAACAGATAAGAAAA ATACGCGTGACTCTAGATAAAGAACTTGAGAAAGGATCCACCAGGGAGGAAAGTCTAgctgaaatgaagaaagaagttgCAATG GAAATTGGTGAAAGCAAAGCTGAGCGGGCTGTTGAGCGAGCTATAAAGGATCTAAGGATACTCAGCAAACGACATGTTGGATGGTTTGAAAAGGCTGAAAAGTTCTTCTACACCTTAATAAAGCACGATGAACATTAG
- a CDS encoding hypothetical protein (NECATOR_CHRII.G4302.T2), with translation MALILAVFLLWGNILTHAEPEDITARYIEISMELTTAMKGTGADEDELHNLAKDIVYYGDDQWKVQNLYDAYLENKTSEIKDAFINNYMHEKRTAYLKERVSKVLGYYLTKEQIRKIRVTLDKELEKGSTREESLAEMKKEVAMEIGESKAERAVERAIKDLRILSKRHVGWFEKAEKFFYTLIKHDEH, from the exons ATGGCACTAATATTAGCAGTTTTCCTTCTTTGGGGAAACATACTAACTCATGCTGAGCCTGAAGACATCACTGCGAGATATATAGAAATTTCGATGGAATTGACCACTGCCATGAAGGGTACTGGTGCTGATGAGGACGAACTACACAAC CTAGCCAAAGACATTGTCTATTATGGTGATGACCAGTGGAAGGTACAGAATTTATACGACGCTTATTTGGAGAACAAAACAAGTGAAATCAAAGACGCATTCATTAACAACTACATGCACGAGAA AAGGACTGCATATCTAAAGGAGCGGGTGAGCAAGGTCTTAGGTTACTATCTCACAAAGGAACAGATAAGAAAA ATACGCGTGACTCTAGATAAAGAACTTGAGAAAGGATCCACCAGGGAGGAAAGTCTAgctgaaatgaagaaagaagttgCAATG GAAATTGGTGAAAGCAAAGCTGAGCGGGCTGTTGAGCGAGCTATAAAGGATCTAAGGATACTCAGCAAACGACATGTTGGATGGTTTGAAAAGGCTGAAAAGTTCTTCTACACCTTAATAAAGCACGATGAACATTAG